The following are from one region of the Nicotiana tomentosiformis chromosome 7, ASM39032v3, whole genome shotgun sequence genome:
- the LOC104118017 gene encoding E3 ubiquitin-protein ligase RMA1H1-like encodes MSNIRSQLCYIKKQDMALEQLDTTFGKHDTPLGKWKAMNDEVEDNVSGGFECNICLDLVHDPVVTLCGHLYCWPCIYKWIHFQTDSSENSDQQQPQCPVCKSEVSQKTLIPLYGRGQSTKSSDGKAPNLGIVIPQRPPTPRCGDHTLISTTDSNQSQLLQRRQQSQTHQPYQGSYMASPILSPGGTTANMLHPIIGEVANARIFGNSSTTLYTYPNSYNVAASSSPRLRRQLLQADRSLGRICFFLFCCFVTCLILF; translated from the exons ATGTCTA ACATTAGAAGCCAACTTTGTTACATCAAGAAACAGGATATGGCCTTAGAACAGCTCGACACTACCTTTGGCAAACACGATACTCCATTAGGAAAGTGGAAGGCAATGAACGATGAAGTTGAAGACAATGTTTCTGGTGGTTTTGAGTGTAACATATGCCTGGATCTCGTGCACGATCCTGTGGTAACTTTATGTGGTCACCTCTACTGCTGGCCTTGTATTTACAAATGGATTCATTTCCAGACTGATTCTTCAGAAAATTCAGATCAGCAACAGCCACAATGCCCTGTTTGCAAATCTGAAGTTTCACAAAAAACATTGATTCCACTCTATGGGCGCGGCCAATCTACAAAATCATCTGATGGAAAGGCTCCAAATCTTGGTATTGTCATTCCACAAAGGCCTCCTACTCCTAGATGTGGCGATCACACGCTGATATCAACCACTGATTCAAATCAATCCCAGTTACTTCAACGACGACAACAGTCTCAAACGCATCAACCTTATCAAGGAAGTTACATGGCCTCACCTATTCTTAGCCCTGGTGGCACCACAGCTAATATGTTGCACCCTATTATTGGAGAAGTGGCTAATGCTAGGATTTTTGGGAACTCATCTACAACTTTGTATACATATCCGAACTCTTATAATGTAGCCGCGAGTAGTAGTCCAAGATTGAGAAGGCAACTATTACAGGCTGATAGATCACTTGGCAGAATATGTTTTTTCCTCTTTTGTTGCTTTGTCACATGTTTAATCTTGTTCTGA